A region from the Triticum urartu cultivar G1812 chromosome 1, Tu2.1, whole genome shotgun sequence genome encodes:
- the LOC125534527 gene encoding E3 ubiquitin-protein ligase EL5-like has translation MSTPQSGSASPATTAAAAVETSKHWAPHGPMLTACLVSINVLMILLIFFYFWRFFSGKRGPSTPGGADEESSSTDSSPATSPRASRRLRDPDQPDIPSSLPVSVFDSSSEAAGKAAADCAVCIVEFRDGDLARLLPRCGHRFHAACVDAWLHLHSTCPLCRASVVAPAPAAAEPKNDPKDDGAECPV, from the coding sequence ATGTCAACGCCCCAGAGCGGCAGCGCGAGCCCAGCgaccacggcggcggcggcggtggagacGAGCAAACACTGGGCGCCGCACGGGCCGATGCTGACGGCCTGCCTCGTCAGCATCAACGTGCTAATGATCCTCCTCATCTTCTTCTACTTCTGGCGGTTCTTCTCCGGGAAGCGAGGGCCGTCTACCCCCGGAGGTGCTGATGAGGAGTCGTCGTCGACCGACTCGTCTCCGGCGACCTCGCCGAGAGCGTCCAGGCGCCTGCGCGACCCCGACCAGCCGGACATCCCGTCTTCCCTGCCCGTGTCCGTGTTCGACTCCAGCAGCGAGGCCGCCGGGAAGGCAGCGGCCGACTGCGCGGTGTGCATCGTGGAGTTCCGCGACGGCgacctggcgcgcctcctccctcGCTGCGGGCACCGGTTCCACGCCGCCTGCGTGGACGCGTGGCTGCATCTACACTCCACGTGCCCGCTCTGCCGCGCCAGCGTGGTCGCCcctgctccggccgccgccgagCCCAAGAACGACCCGAAAGACGACGGCGCAGAGTGCCCGGTGTGA